Proteins encoded by one window of Channa argus isolate prfri chromosome 1, Channa argus male v1.0, whole genome shotgun sequence:
- the hycc1 gene encoding hyccin isoform X1, giving the protein MLAMDQGVVEEWLSEYKTLPDSAVSTYASSLKDKGTLVPALYKVIRENYSDLLEPVCHQLFDFYRSGEPQLQRFTLQFLPELLWSLLSASAARDPHTSGCIEALLLGIYNLEIVDKDGQSKVLTFTVPSLSKPSVYHEPSAIGSIALTEGALANHGLSRVVYSGPHLQRENFTAQNRFEVLTFLLLCYNAALSYMTTTSLQSLCQLSSRVCICGYPRQHMRRYKGINTRLTVTSEFLVQLITGIHYALCNGEVELGSKALDDVLYRAQLELFPEALLVGNAIKSSLRGAALKSNNKEGARSIQVEITPTSSRISRNAVTSLSIRGHRWKRHDAVDLGSPDELMDISEVDEGVWPGGMGPDITPPTITISNSVTTLNLGAKAMKKCRLVGRTSKDKEAGPLTTGRAASENTELSLKRLTLTSSQSVPKAGALTSLTRTASAVFSRSFEQVASGNVPSSSNHATAETARYSCSLQEEGVGYLSPAPNHTQRSPSISVHLGTDL; this is encoded by the exons ATGTTGGCTATGGACCAAGGAGTGGTGGAGGAATGGCTGTCAGAATATAAG acCCTCCCTGACAGTGCTGTTTCCACCTATGCCTCCTCACTAAAAGACAAAGGCACCCTGGTCCCTGCACTCTACAAAGTCATTCGAGAGAACTACAGtgat TTGCTGGAGCCAGTGTGTCACcagttgtttgatttttatcGGAGTGGTGAGCCACAACTGCAGCGTTTCACGCTGCAGTTCCTGCCAGAGCTCCTATGGAGCCTCCTGTCTGCCAGCGCAGCCAGAGACCCCCACACCTCCGGCTGCATTGAAGCCCTGCTGCTAGGCATTTATAACCTG GAAATAGTAGATAAAGATGGGCAAAGTAAAGTGCTGACTTTCACTGTCCCTTCCCTCTCAAAACCCTCAGTATACCATGAG CCTTCAGCCATCGGTTCCATAGCACTTACAGAGGGGGCTCTAGCCAATCACGGGCTAAGCCGGGTGGTGTACAGTGGACCACACCTCCAGAGAGAGAACTTTACTGCACAAAACAG ATTTGAGGTGCTGACCTTCCTGCTGTTGTGCTACAATGCTGCTCTCAGCTACATGACCACCACCTCCCTGCAGTCCCTCTGCCAGCTCAGCTCCag GGTGTGTATATGCGGTTACCCACGACAGCACATGCGCCGCTACAAAGGTATTAACACTCGCCTGACAGTCACATCAGAGTTCCTGGTTCAGCTCATCACCGGGATACACTATGCGTT GTGTAATGGGGAAGTTGAACTCGGATCCAAAGCACTGGATGATGTTCTGTATCGAGCCCAGCTAGAGTTGTTCCCTGAAGCTTTGCTG gtGGGTAATGCCATCAAGTCATCACTGCGTGGCGCAGCACTGAAGAGCAACAACAAGGAGGGTGCACGAAGTATCCAGGTGGAGATCACGCCCACGTCCTCCAGAATCTCCCGCAATGCTGTCACCTCTCTGTCTATTAGAGGACACCGCTGGAAGAGACATG ACGCAGTGGATCTGGGTTCCCCGGATGAGCTGATGGATATTTCGGAGGTGGATGAAGGGGTATGGCCAGGTGGGATGGGGCCTGACATTACCCCACCCACCATAACTATCAGCAACAGTGTCACCACATTAAACCTTGGAGCCAAGGCCATGAAGAAGTGTAGGCTTGTTGGGCGCACAAGCAAGGACAAGGAGGCGGGCCCTCTAACAACAGGCCGGGCTGCCAGTGAGAACACAGAGCTGTCTCTCAAGCGACTGACACTCACTTCTAGCCAATCAGTGCCCAAGGCAGGAGCTCTCACCAGCCTGACTCGCACCGCCAGCGCCGTCTTCTCTCGCTCCTTTGAACAGGTGGCCAGTGGTAATGTCCCTTCCTCCAGCAACCATGCAACTGCTGAAACTGCCCGCTATTCCTGCAGCCTACAGGAGGAAGGGGTAGGGTACTTGAGTCCTGCGCCAAACCATACACAGCGCTCTCCAAGCATCAGCGTGCACCTTGGCACTGACCTTTGA
- the hycc1 gene encoding hyccin isoform X2, producing the protein MLAMDQGVVEEWLSEYKTLPDSAVSTYASSLKDKGTLVPALYKVIRENYSDLLEPVCHQLFDFYRSGEPQLQRFTLQFLPELLWSLLSASAARDPHTSGCIEALLLGIYNLEIVDKDGQSKVLTFTVPSLSKPSVYHEPSAIGSIALTEGALANHGLSRVVYSGPHLQRENFTAQNRFEVLTFLLLCYNAALSYMTTTSLQSLCQLSSRVCICGYPRQHMRRYKGINTRLTVTSEFLVQLITGIHYALCNGEVELGSKALDDVLYRAQLELFPEALLVGNAIKSSLRGAALKSNNKEGARSIQVEITPTSSRISRNAVTSLSIRGHRWKRHESQEVSVENDAALGGVAIPEISVTGVSGERLPNGDSLRPRSDGRAQPDGDTLGGASEVSLDPRSHDSGIRGQEVRRQKSVRRMVENEGSGSASTGRSQY; encoded by the exons ATGTTGGCTATGGACCAAGGAGTGGTGGAGGAATGGCTGTCAGAATATAAG acCCTCCCTGACAGTGCTGTTTCCACCTATGCCTCCTCACTAAAAGACAAAGGCACCCTGGTCCCTGCACTCTACAAAGTCATTCGAGAGAACTACAGtgat TTGCTGGAGCCAGTGTGTCACcagttgtttgatttttatcGGAGTGGTGAGCCACAACTGCAGCGTTTCACGCTGCAGTTCCTGCCAGAGCTCCTATGGAGCCTCCTGTCTGCCAGCGCAGCCAGAGACCCCCACACCTCCGGCTGCATTGAAGCCCTGCTGCTAGGCATTTATAACCTG GAAATAGTAGATAAAGATGGGCAAAGTAAAGTGCTGACTTTCACTGTCCCTTCCCTCTCAAAACCCTCAGTATACCATGAG CCTTCAGCCATCGGTTCCATAGCACTTACAGAGGGGGCTCTAGCCAATCACGGGCTAAGCCGGGTGGTGTACAGTGGACCACACCTCCAGAGAGAGAACTTTACTGCACAAAACAG ATTTGAGGTGCTGACCTTCCTGCTGTTGTGCTACAATGCTGCTCTCAGCTACATGACCACCACCTCCCTGCAGTCCCTCTGCCAGCTCAGCTCCag GGTGTGTATATGCGGTTACCCACGACAGCACATGCGCCGCTACAAAGGTATTAACACTCGCCTGACAGTCACATCAGAGTTCCTGGTTCAGCTCATCACCGGGATACACTATGCGTT GTGTAATGGGGAAGTTGAACTCGGATCCAAAGCACTGGATGATGTTCTGTATCGAGCCCAGCTAGAGTTGTTCCCTGAAGCTTTGCTG gtGGGTAATGCCATCAAGTCATCACTGCGTGGCGCAGCACTGAAGAGCAACAACAAGGAGGGTGCACGAAGTATCCAGGTGGAGATCACGCCCACGTCCTCCAGAATCTCCCGCAATGCTGTCACCTCTCTGTCTATTAGAGGACACCGCTGGAAGAGACATG AGTCCCAGGAGGTGAGTGTAGAGAATGATGCTGCACTGGGGGGCGTGGCCATCCCCGAAATCAGTGTGACGGGTGTGAGCGGCGAGCGATTGCCCAATGGAGACTCTCTGCGGCCACGGTCTGATGGCCGTGCCCAGCCCGATGGGGACACCCTGGGTGGCGCCTCAGAGGTCAGCCTGGACCCCCGAAGTCATGACTCCGGCATCCGGGGTCAGGAGGTCAGGAGGCAGAAGTCTGTGAGGCGAATGGTGGAGAATGAGGGTTCTGGGTCGGCCTCCACAGGGAGGAGCCAATACTAA
- the tomm7 gene encoding mitochondrial import receptor subunit TOM7 homolog: MAKMSKETKQRLQQLFQCGQFIIRWGFIPTVLYLGFKRGADPGMPEPTVLSLLWG; encoded by the exons ATGGCTAAAATGAGCAAAGAGACCAAGCAGCGGTTACAGCAGCTGTTCCAGTGCGGCCAGTTTATCATCCGATGGGGTTTTATCCCAACCGTGCTGTACCTTG GTTTCAAAAGAGGAGCAGATCCAGGAATGCCCGAACCCACAGTGTTAAG tttgctatGGGGCTGA
- the il6 gene encoding interleukin-6, with translation MTLTTLSISGNSTSASQQRNMPSTLNVHLLFAAILAALLLCATAAPTEKASTDSPAGEPSGDEEVEPTDLLSASPVWDLVLGITKCHVKIFENEFENGVKYHILDHYKISSLPPRCPASNFSKEACLQRLAEGLQTFSVLLKFVQREYPTSQTITIVKNYSESLIRLIKEKMKNPERATVLTSSQEEQLLRNIDNPDAFHKKMTAHSILRELHTWLVDGKRAIIKREKPRRNVTKTNISSTCLYTLGR, from the exons ATGACCCTGACAACCCTGAGTATCAGTGGAAACTCAACAAGTGCTTCCCAGCAGCGCAACATGCCGTCTACCCTCA ATGTTCACTTACTCTTTGCTGCGATACTGGCAGCGCTGCTCCTGTGCGCTACTGCAGCTCCAACTGAAAAGGCTTCCACCGACAGTCCGGCAGGTGAGCCCTCAGGTGATGAGGAGGTGGAGCCCACTGACCTGCTGAGTGCGTCCCCTGTTTGGGACTTGGTCCTTGGTATAACCAAATGCCACGTGAAGATC TTTGAAAACGAATTTGAAAATGGAGTGAAATATCATATTCTGGACCACTACAAAATCTCCTCACTTCCACCAAGATGTCCTGCCTCCAACTTCAGCAAG GAGGCTTGTCTCCAAAGGTTGGCAGAAGGCCTGCAAACCTTTAGTGTTCTTCTCAAGTTTGTGCAGAGGGAGTATCCTACGAGTCAAACCATCACAATAGTCAAAAACTACAGTGAGAGCCTGATCAGACTAATCAAAGAAAAG ATGAAGAACCCTGAACGGGCCACAGTGCTGACCAGCAGCCAGGAAGAGCAGCTGCTGAGGAACATTGACAATCCAGATGCTTTCCACAAAAAGATGACCGCACACAGCATCCTGCGTGAGCTGCACACCTGGCTTGTCGATGGCAAAAGAGCAATTATTAAAAGGGAGAAGCCAAGAAGAAATGtaaccaaaacaaatatttcatcaACCTGCTTGTATACATTGGGAAGATAA